The Pempheris klunzingeri isolate RE-2024b chromosome 16, fPemKlu1.hap1, whole genome shotgun sequence genome includes the window aaaggaaaaaatctatgaaaatatcaaatatgtacaatctaaaatagaGTAATCTAACATAAGACTAGTATAcaatataagaaataaaaagaaagatcTTGTGCAGATACCAGATTTCCAGTACGagtatttaaaagaaataaaacacagaggacagatgagTTCTGTGGGTGTGAATAATTTTATGGCTTTCACGCTTCGATTCATCTAAATAAGTGGCACAATTAAATTCCTCCTGGTTCAGTTGTTGGCTTATGTTGGCAAACAATGTCTTAAATCTTTTCCTAACATTCAACGCTGCAACCAAGTGAACTGCAAACAGCCACGACTGGCTATCAATGTAATTCAGCTGCTTTTCTCACGTGTATTAACACCTGCATATTTTGGTCATGCACGACCTTTTATCCCTTTTCAGGCTCAGCAGtaacaaataaaactgtttaCTTCAATCTGTGTTTTAATAAAGCCTTTAAGCCACTCTGACCCACATATGTCAGCTcatcttttaatgttttcttcctTGCTGACTAATATGGTGGGTAACATTTAGATTTTCCtgtattcctttttttttctcagccaaACAATGTCTCCTAATGCGTCTCTCGCCATCAAATCTTCCAAGAATGACCAGACGACAACCGTGGACGTCGATGCCATCATGGACAACGTCTCCATCGTCCTCTACACGCTGACCGTCGTGCTCGGCATCACCGGGAACTCCATGGTGATCTGGGTGGCTGGATTCAAGCTCAAGGTGGAGTTACAAAAGTTACACAGACTCATTGTCCTGATAATGTGCTACCGTCAGTCTTTATTTATGCAACGCTAATACTTAACGTTATCTCAAGaagctttccataaagagcaggtctagaccaaactctgaGAGACGCagtgattcaagaattcaaaattatgGATTTAGGAGTCCCCACGTGAGCAGCATCAGGCGAAAAGCCTCCGACAGATCCGACAGATATGAATAGTAACGATTTAATAACATGACAAACATTAGCGAAAAGCTGATGACTCTCAGCAGCAGCCCGTCTTTCCCATCTTCTTTGATCCCTTGTCCTCCGTCCTTATCTGTtgctctcttcttcctcctcagccaaAGGTCACCAATGTGTGGCTGGTAAATCTGGCCATAGCTGACCTGATCTTCTGCTTCACGCGAGTCTTCTCCCTCACAAAGAAGCTCTTCTTCGACCACTGGCCCTTCGGCATCTTCCTCTGCAAGTTCAACGGCTTCTTCAAATACGCCAACATGTtctgctctgtctttctgctgGCTGTGATCAGTTTGGACAGAGTGCTCTGCGTGTGGCAGCCCGTCTTCACCAAGCGACGACGCACCCTGTGGGCAGCGAGGGTCGTGGCTGTCTTCGTCTGGGGCATGGCGATCGTCTTCAGCACTCCGTACTTCATCTACCGCCAAATGTACCTGGGGAAAAACAACCTGAGTAAGTGCTCTGTCGACACGAAGGACGCGGCGAAGGGGGACAACAGCGCTAAACTGGCTCTCTACACCATCCGCTTCCTGTGTGGCTTCATGTTGCCTTTTATTGTCATCCTCATTTGTTACATCCTGGCCGGGATCGGCATCCGGCGCACCCGTCTGTCGAGGAAGTCCCGCCCCCTCCGTATACTAGCATCGTTAGTCATCGCATTCTTCCTGTGCTGGGCGCCGTACCACTGCCTCCTGCTGGTGAAGATGGTGGACAGTAAGAACCCGGTGGTGAAGATCTGGCACCCCGTGGCATCAGGCATCGCCTACTTTAACAGCTGTGTGAATCCACTGCTGTACTTCTGCATGGGGCTGGACGTGAGGGGCCGGTTCAGGCAGAGTCTGGCGGGGGTGTACAGGAGAGCTCTGGCGGATGATGTGGACGGACAGACGACCCAGTCCAACGACCGCTCTTTGGATGACAGCAGCGCGTCGAAACACAGTACTGTTGTGGTGGCGGTGGATGTAGCTAAAGTGTGAATCCTCTTTGAACATTAAAGGGCCATACTGGTGTTTTTTCATGCTTTAACCCATAAAGTCTTCCTGTGCTGGGGAGATGCTCGTTGTTAAATCGGAGGCATTTTGATAGGAAGTTTTAGATTGAAATAAGACTTTGAAGTGTTAGTTatgtacattacattacatttacatgtatatcatagtactactactagtacttgTAGGTGGTGCGTGATGCTCAGGATGAGGAAGGCTAATATTTGATCAACTAACTTGTTTAAATGACTATAGAGGACTATAGAGTTTTGACTGTCCAGCACATTTAAACAGGAGCTCTGGTTACTTTCATATCAGCTTACAGAAATCGACAGCGTGGTGTTTGGTCAGCCCAGCTGGTAGAAATATCCAGATATCCTGCTGTGTACTGTCACATATAAATCTGTGCTCTCACAGAGCAGTCAGAGCAGTCACCTTCTCAAAACAAGTGGAGGATGAACTCATTCAAACTTTGTGGGGACAGTTTGGCAGTGCTCGCTCTGGTTGGAGCTACAGCGCTGAGAGTGGACGCTTCGTCTCACCTACTGGCTCCCAGTATGCTTTTACCCCAGTTCCCCCTGATTCCTCCTTTCAGCGCACACTCTTATCATAGCCGTTATCATAGACGTCCAGCTTGATCATACCCTTTCCAGTCATATTTATACTCATGTGCACAATAGCCAGCAGTAAATTTAGGGAAGTCTTAGCCTCCTCTAGCCTCGAGTACACACCTAACCTGCTAACACTGAAGTTCCAGAAGGTGCCACGACACTGTAAGAGGGGGTGAAAACGCACAATGATTTCCTTCCTTTCAGGCATGTTTTGATTTCGGTGAGGTGTGAAAAGTGCACGGGCCTGAAACTTGCTTGAGACGCATAATCCATCACAACTGTGTCacacttgttttgtgtgtgtgtgtgtgtgtgtgtgtgtgtgtgtgtcacagtcagCACCTTAACACCAAAACACTTTTAATGCAAGAAGCAACAGTATTCATATCATCCTTTTTCCTGCTGTCACTGTCTG containing:
- the LOC139215960 gene encoding fMet-Leu-Phe receptor-like — its product is MSPNASLAIKSSKNDQTTTVDVDAIMDNVSIVLYTLTVVLGITGNSMVIWVAGFKLKPKVTNVWLVNLAIADLIFCFTRVFSLTKKLFFDHWPFGIFLCKFNGFFKYANMFCSVFLLAVISLDRVLCVWQPVFTKRRRTLWAARVVAVFVWGMAIVFSTPYFIYRQMYLGKNNLSKCSVDTKDAAKGDNSAKLALYTIRFLCGFMLPFIVILICYILAGIGIRRTRLSRKSRPLRILASLVIAFFLCWAPYHCLLLVKMVDSKNPVVKIWHPVASGIAYFNSCVNPLLYFCMGLDVRGRFRQSLAGVYRRALADDVDGQTTQSNDRSLDDSSASKHSTVVVAVDVAKV